A window from Bacteroidales bacterium encodes these proteins:
- a CDS encoding fumarate hydratase: MATPDFKFQEPFPIGKDETDYYLLSKDFISVSQFEGKEILKVEPEGLSLLSKIAMHDCSFMLRTEHIKQMAEILDDPNASKNDKFVALVMLKNAEISAKGILPFCQDTGTAIIFAKKGQQVWTGGGDEEALSLGVYKTYTGDNLRYSQTIPLDMYKEKNSGTNLPAQIDIYSTDGSEYEFLFIAKGGGSANKTMLFQETKALLNPQSLQKYLVEKLKLLGTAACPPYHVAFVIGGTSAEACIKTVKLASAKYLDNLPTEGNENGQAFRDVELEKKVLELAYGIGLGAQFGGKYFALDIRIIRLPRHGASCPVGAGVSCAADRNIKAKINKDGIWVEKLENNPERFIPDNYRKVDEGEAIKVDLNKPMKEILAELSKHPVGTRLSLTGIIVVGRDIAHAKLKERLDKGEELPQHIKDHPIYYAGPAKTPVGMASGSFGPTTAGRMDSYVDLFQSLGGSMIMIAKGNRSQVVTDACKKYGGFYLGSIGGPAAILAQENIIKVELLEYPELGMEAIYKIEVVNFPAFILIDDKGNDFYKQVVK, translated from the coding sequence ATGGCAACACCAGATTTTAAATTTCAAGAGCCTTTTCCCATTGGGAAAGATGAAACCGATTACTATTTACTATCGAAAGATTTTATTTCAGTGTCTCAATTCGAAGGGAAGGAAATATTGAAGGTTGAACCCGAAGGGTTATCATTGCTGTCTAAAATTGCTATGCACGATTGTTCATTTATGCTTCGAACTGAGCATATAAAGCAAATGGCAGAAATACTTGATGATCCTAATGCGAGCAAGAACGACAAGTTTGTTGCCCTTGTAATGCTTAAAAATGCTGAAATCTCAGCTAAGGGAATACTTCCTTTCTGTCAGGATACTGGTACTGCAATAATTTTTGCAAAAAAAGGTCAGCAGGTTTGGACTGGTGGGGGAGATGAGGAGGCATTATCGCTTGGAGTATACAAGACATATACTGGGGATAATCTTAGATATTCTCAAACGATTCCTCTTGATATGTACAAGGAGAAAAATTCTGGAACTAATTTGCCTGCTCAAATAGATATTTATTCAACCGATGGGAGTGAATACGAGTTTTTATTTATTGCAAAAGGAGGTGGTTCGGCCAATAAAACGATGCTTTTTCAGGAAACAAAAGCACTTCTAAATCCTCAAAGTTTACAAAAATATTTGGTCGAGAAACTTAAACTACTGGGTACTGCTGCTTGTCCCCCTTACCATGTGGCATTTGTAATTGGTGGAACATCAGCCGAAGCGTGCATCAAAACGGTTAAACTGGCATCAGCAAAATATTTGGATAATTTGCCAACCGAGGGCAATGAAAATGGGCAGGCATTTCGTGATGTTGAGTTGGAGAAAAAAGTTTTAGAATTGGCTTATGGTATAGGACTTGGAGCACAATTTGGGGGTAAATATTTTGCACTAGACATTCGAATTATTCGCTTGCCTAGACATGGCGCATCATGCCCTGTTGGTGCAGGAGTCTCCTGTGCTGCCGACAGAAATATTAAAGCAAAAATCAATAAGGATGGTATTTGGGTCGAAAAGTTGGAGAATAACCCTGAAAGGTTTATTCCAGATAATTATAGAAAGGTTGATGAAGGAGAAGCAATTAAAGTTGACCTGAATAAACCAATGAAGGAAATTCTTGCAGAATTATCCAAACACCCCGTTGGAACACGTTTATCGTTAACAGGAATAATTGTTGTTGGAAGAGATATTGCCCATGCTAAATTAAAAGAACGACTAGATAAAGGAGAAGAACTTCCTCAGCACATTAAAGATCATCCAATATACTATGCAGGACCTGCAAAGACTCCTGTTGGAATGGCTTCGGGTTCATTTGGACCAACAACGGCAGGGCGTATGGATTCATACGTTGATCTATTTCAATCACTTGGAGGTAGCATGATAATGATTGCCAAAGGCAATAGAAGTCAAGTTGTAACAGACGCTTGTAAGAAATATGGTGGATTTTACCTCGGTAGTATCGGTGGACCAGCAGCAATCTTAGCACAAGAGAATATTATAAAGGTTGAACTACTTGAATACCCTGAGTTGGGAATGGAGGCAATTTATAAAATAGAGGTAGTAAACTTCCCTGCATTTATCTTGATTGATGATAAGGGGAATGATTTTTACAAGCAAGTAGTGAAATAG
- a CDS encoding CAP domain-containing protein → METRVLELVNAHRKSIGLGELQFNEVIYAEALKHSKDMANGVVPFSHDGFDGRADRLMNKVGGNAIAENVASGQPDAESVLESWLESTGHKQNIEGSYNLTGIGIARSKDGELYFTQIFLLKKPFKK, encoded by the coding sequence ATGGAAACAAGAGTGTTGGAACTTGTAAATGCTCATCGAAAATCGATTGGATTAGGCGAATTGCAGTTTAATGAAGTTATTTACGCCGAAGCATTAAAGCATTCAAAGGACATGGCCAATGGTGTTGTTCCGTTTAGCCATGACGGATTTGATGGTAGAGCCGATAGATTAATGAATAAAGTTGGTGGTAATGCAATAGCTGAAAATGTAGCTAGCGGGCAACCTGATGCTGAAAGTGTTTTAGAGAGCTGGCTCGAAAGTACTGGGCATAAACAAAATATTGAGGGGAGCTACAATCTCACAGGTATTGGTATTGCAAGGAGTAAAGACGGTGAACTTTACTTTACCCAAATTTTCCTTTTAAAGAAACCTTTCAAAAAATAA
- a CDS encoding arsenate reductase, translating to MYKIYHNSHCKHSRAGLDYLKKMTSEIEVRDYLSDPITHNEIKEILLKINLKPIQIIRTNEAYYKTSLKGRSFTDEELIKIMIENPKLIQRPIVVGKYKAVIGNPPEEITKLFCN from the coding sequence ATCTATAAAATTTACCATAACTCACACTGTAAGCATAGTAGAGCAGGTTTGGATTATCTCAAAAAAATGACTTCAGAGATTGAGGTAAGAGATTATCTTTCTGATCCAATTACACATAATGAGATTAAAGAAATATTACTTAAAATCAATTTAAAGCCAATACAAATAATCAGAACGAATGAGGCGTACTATAAGACATCTTTGAAAGGGAGAAGTTTTACTGATGAAGAGTTGATAAAAATTATGATAGAAAATCCAAAATTGATTCAACGTCCTATAGTGGTTGGAAAATACAAAGCAGTTATAGGAAACCCACCAGAAGAAATCACTAAACTATTTTGCAACTAA
- a CDS encoding thymidylate synthase — translation MKQYIDFLDHILEKGAKKADRTGTGTLSVFGYQMRFDLADGFPLLTTKKLHLKSIIHELLWFLKGDTNIKYLNENGVTIWNEWADKNGNLGPVYGYQWRSWPTPDGKHIDQISEVVNSIINNPDSRRHLVCAWNVGEIDKMALPPCHALFQFYVADGKLSCQLYQRSADVFLGVPFNIASYALLTLMMAQVTGLKPGEFVHSFGDAHIYLNHINQVKLQLSRELRNLPKMIINPNVESIFDFNFDDFKLEGYDPHPHIKGAIAI, via the coding sequence ATGAAGCAGTACATTGATTTTCTTGATCATATTCTCGAAAAGGGGGCAAAAAAAGCCGATAGAACTGGCACAGGAACTCTCAGCGTTTTTGGCTACCAGATGCGTTTTGATTTAGCAGATGGTTTTCCCCTCCTAACCACAAAAAAGTTACATCTAAAGTCGATAATACATGAACTGCTTTGGTTTCTTAAAGGCGATACTAACATTAAGTATTTGAACGAAAATGGGGTTACAATTTGGAATGAATGGGCAGATAAAAATGGGAATCTCGGACCTGTATATGGTTATCAGTGGCGGTCATGGCCAACACCTGATGGTAAACATATTGATCAAATTTCCGAGGTTGTAAATTCAATTATCAACAATCCAGATTCTCGACGCCATTTAGTCTGTGCTTGGAATGTAGGCGAAATCGACAAAATGGCCTTGCCCCCATGCCATGCACTTTTCCAATTTTATGTTGCCGATGGAAAACTCTCATGTCAGCTATACCAACGTAGCGCTGATGTTTTTCTTGGTGTTCCATTCAATATCGCATCCTATGCTTTGCTAACGCTAATGATGGCTCAGGTTACTGGACTAAAACCCGGAGAATTTGTACATTCATTCGGTGATGCACATATCTACCTAAATCATATTAATCAGGTTAAACTTCAGCTAAGCCGTGAACTGCGGAATCTACCCAAAATGATTATCAACCCAAACGTAGAATCTATTTTTGACTTCAATTTTGACGATTTTAAACTCGAAGGGTACGATCCTCATCCACACATTAAGGGGGCAATAGCAATTTAG
- a CDS encoding dihydrofolate reductase, whose translation MTISIIVAVAENQVIGYNNQLLWHIKEDLQRFKSLTIGHHIIMGRKTYDSIGRPLPGRTNVVITRDKNYQADGCMVVNSLEDALNIASQDSEVFIIGGGDIYRQTLPLVNRIYLTRIHASFSGDTFFPELDLKEWVAESVTKGKPINDDGLGYTFINLVREKKN comes from the coding sequence ATGACCATCTCAATAATAGTTGCAGTTGCTGAAAATCAAGTAATTGGATACAACAACCAATTGCTTTGGCATATAAAAGAGGATTTACAACGATTCAAGAGTCTAACCATTGGACATCACATCATTATGGGACGAAAAACATATGATAGCATAGGTCGTCCGCTACCTGGTAGAACGAATGTAGTAATAACCCGAGATAAGAACTACCAAGCAGATGGTTGTATGGTTGTAAATTCGTTGGAAGATGCTTTAAATATCGCTAGTCAGGACAGCGAGGTTTTCATTATAGGAGGTGGAGATATTTACAGACAAACGCTTCCTTTGGTCAATAGAATATACCTTACCAGAATTCATGCTAGTTTTTCAGGTGATACCTTTTTCCCCGAACTGGATCTTAAAGAATGGGTTGCTGAAAGTGTTACAAAGGGAAAGCCCATCAATGATGATGGGCTTGGATATACATTTATCAACTTAGTCCGGGAAAAGAAGAACTAG
- the clpX gene encoding ATP-dependent Clp protease ATP-binding subunit ClpX, with the protein MKNSDKCSFCGRDRRDVTLLVSGVNAFICDMCAEQANLIVREELKKKGEFKLNKSKLLKPKEIKKFLDQYVIGQDEAKKFLSVAVYNHYKRLMQNSKTEDEVEIEKSNILLVGETGTGKTLLARTIARMLHVPFTIVDATVLTEAGYVGEDVESILTRLLQVADYNVEAAEKGIVFIDELDKIARKGDNPSITRDVSGEGVQQGLLKLLEGSVVNVPPQGGRKHPEQKMIAVDTKNILFICGGAFEGIEKKIAQRLNTQIVGYGASKNRDYIDKDNLLQYISPQDLRVFGLIPEIIGRLPILTYLDPLDREALRSILTEPKNAIVKQYIKLFEYDNIRLEIEDDVLNYIVDKSMEFKLGARGLRSICEAIMMDAMFELPSGDHQEMIISLEYAQKKLEKVNVKRLKAA; encoded by the coding sequence ATGAAGAATAGCGATAAATGCTCATTTTGTGGTCGTGATCGACGTGATGTAACCCTACTTGTATCAGGTGTTAATGCCTTTATTTGCGATATGTGCGCTGAACAAGCAAACCTAATTGTTCGTGAGGAGTTGAAGAAAAAGGGTGAGTTTAAACTGAATAAAAGCAAACTTCTTAAACCTAAAGAAATAAAGAAATTTCTTGATCAATATGTAATAGGGCAGGATGAGGCCAAAAAATTTCTATCTGTAGCGGTATACAACCACTATAAAAGATTGATGCAGAATAGTAAAACCGAAGATGAGGTTGAGATAGAAAAATCGAATATACTACTAGTTGGCGAAACAGGAACAGGAAAAACCCTCTTAGCTCGGACTATTGCTCGGATGCTTCATGTTCCATTCACAATTGTAGATGCAACGGTTCTTACCGAAGCCGGTTATGTTGGAGAGGATGTTGAGAGTATTCTAACGCGCCTCCTACAGGTCGCTGATTATAACGTTGAAGCGGCTGAGAAGGGAATTGTTTTTATTGATGAGCTTGATAAGATTGCCCGTAAGGGCGATAATCCTTCAATTACTCGAGATGTTTCAGGTGAAGGAGTTCAGCAAGGTTTACTTAAATTACTCGAAGGTTCTGTTGTTAATGTTCCACCCCAAGGAGGGCGAAAACATCCAGAGCAAAAAATGATTGCAGTGGATACCAAGAACATTCTGTTTATTTGCGGTGGAGCATTTGAGGGGATTGAGAAAAAAATTGCCCAACGCCTTAATACCCAAATTGTGGGTTATGGTGCAAGCAAAAATCGCGATTATATTGATAAGGATAACCTTTTGCAGTATATTTCCCCACAGGATCTTAGAGTGTTTGGGTTAATTCCTGAGATTATAGGACGGTTGCCAATTTTAACCTACTTAGATCCACTCGATCGTGAGGCTTTGCGAAGCATTCTGACAGAACCAAAAAATGCGATTGTGAAGCAGTATATCAAACTTTTCGAGTACGATAATATTAGACTTGAAATTGAGGATGATGTGCTGAATTATATCGTTGATAAATCAATGGAGTTTAAGCTTGGTGCTCGAGGTTTGCGTTCAATCTGTGAGGCTATTATGATGGATGCAATGTTCGAACTTCCCTCCGGAGATCATCAGGAGATGATAATTTCTCTTGAATACGCACAGAAAAAACTTGAGAAAGTAAATGTTAAACGATTGAAAGCAGCCTAG
- a CDS encoding CHAT domain-containing protein: MKLYSGKLRFSVSLLILILFSNLVNSQGQDLLSSKAKMLDSLAKSFNNKGVDIAVAGDIEKAGIYFKKSLDLKQLIPGFSKTRLASGYLNLANIKQQLKSADSALIYYKKAEGIISQVEKPSKNILGTIYVEMGDCYLRLYDVQTAISFIKKGIRLIESDSIPDSYKLILSKLKLASAFRTAGFLDEALGNGEEILVFAYNHQSNLVYAVHNNLGITYMYFKDYRNALLHFKASEEILKNAKEQSPLEYVSVYTYIGLCYQKLFLVNEAESYYNKALGLSTSINSILSICQLCNYLGDLKLYQGLLDQAEQLFLKSKTINTINSNDFFSLSNAAYSFKGFGDIYARQSLIEKDRGKAIESLKDYKKAISLSEDIRFKLFSEDDKLLISGKYNDFYDKAIESAFQFSSVDSSFLTEAFMLISKSKAAILHELISKNKGLSISGVSLEVQNQEQQIKQRFDYLTEKFYEERKLNSINTQQVKRNEEQLFNTQNEYRTILKEIETNYPKYYKLKYDTSSVSIQQLQKILPNDKLVIDYYKTDSNLYSFAISKYRVTHSIQKLDRTFYDNLAQFREELVPSNFSSLSIENVKRFASSSYYLYSVLLEPYESEMRGKKLVIVPHNELISIPFAALITEKQLNPKEFFSLPYLVNTYPISYSLSSKLLTDQVDAPKITFIKSISIAPSYKGKTRDTIASRSVYRQDLLDLPGAKNEAVLVSKRFKGVLLLDQDATESRFKAIAGKYDIIHLAMHTFIDDKNPNFSKLIFTQTSDSVNDGYLNAYEIFNLKLRSRLTVISACRSGDGNLIKGEGIISLARGFFYAGCPSLVTTQWRVDDSSGTEIIIDFSKYIKKGESISVSLQTAQKNFIRKADPLRSHPYFWAAYQVLGSDNPVTQSGSLYLLVIGIVICLVFIVAVSYYRFLK, from the coding sequence ATGAAATTATACTCGGGAAAGTTAAGATTTTCGGTATCCCTATTGATACTAATTCTTTTTTCTAATTTAGTTAATTCTCAGGGTCAAGATTTACTTAGTTCTAAGGCTAAGATGCTTGATAGCCTTGCAAAATCTTTTAATAATAAAGGTGTAGATATCGCTGTGGCTGGCGATATCGAAAAGGCAGGCATTTACTTCAAAAAATCTCTTGATTTAAAACAGCTTATACCTGGTTTTAGTAAAACAAGATTGGCTAGTGGTTATCTAAACCTTGCAAACATCAAGCAGCAGTTGAAATCTGCCGATTCAGCATTAATCTACTATAAAAAAGCAGAGGGAATAATTAGCCAGGTTGAGAAACCTAGTAAAAATATTCTCGGAACCATCTATGTTGAAATGGGAGATTGCTATCTCCGTTTATATGATGTTCAAACAGCAATCTCATTCATCAAAAAAGGGATACGTTTAATTGAAAGCGATTCGATTCCTGATAGCTATAAGTTGATTCTGTCTAAGCTCAAATTGGCTTCTGCTTTCAGAACTGCAGGGTTTTTAGACGAAGCACTTGGAAATGGGGAAGAAATTTTAGTTTTTGCATATAATCACCAGTCAAACTTGGTTTATGCCGTTCATAATAATTTAGGTATTACCTATATGTATTTCAAAGATTATCGAAATGCGTTATTGCATTTTAAAGCATCTGAAGAAATTTTAAAAAACGCTAAAGAGCAAAGTCCATTAGAGTATGTAAGTGTATACACCTACATAGGTTTATGTTATCAAAAACTTTTTTTAGTGAACGAGGCGGAGAGTTATTATAATAAAGCCCTAGGCCTAAGCACAAGTATAAATTCTATTTTAAGTATATGTCAATTATGCAATTACCTCGGTGATTTAAAACTTTATCAGGGACTCTTAGATCAAGCTGAGCAATTGTTTTTAAAGTCGAAAACAATAAATACCATTAATTCTAACGACTTTTTCTCTTTATCAAATGCTGCTTATAGTTTTAAAGGATTCGGTGATATTTATGCAAGACAATCACTTATTGAGAAGGATCGAGGAAAAGCTATAGAGTCATTAAAGGATTATAAAAAGGCAATTTCCTTATCAGAGGATATCCGGTTTAAACTATTTAGTGAAGATGATAAACTCTTGATTTCAGGAAAATATAACGACTTTTACGATAAAGCTATCGAAAGTGCCTTTCAATTCTCAAGTGTTGATAGCTCATTTTTGACTGAAGCATTTATGTTGATATCCAAAAGTAAGGCTGCAATTCTTCATGAGTTGATATCAAAAAATAAAGGACTTTCAATCTCTGGGGTATCATTGGAAGTGCAAAATCAGGAGCAACAGATTAAACAACGATTCGATTACCTTACAGAAAAATTCTATGAAGAAAGAAAGTTAAATAGTATAAATACGCAACAGGTAAAGCGAAATGAAGAACAACTATTTAATACTCAAAATGAGTATCGTACAATTCTTAAAGAAATAGAGACCAACTATCCTAAGTATTATAAACTAAAATATGATACATCATCGGTATCAATACAACAACTCCAAAAAATATTACCAAACGATAAACTGGTAATTGATTACTATAAAACGGATTCAAATCTTTACTCATTCGCAATTAGCAAGTATAGGGTAACCCATAGTATCCAGAAGTTAGATAGAACTTTTTATGATAACCTTGCTCAATTTAGAGAGGAGTTGGTTCCTAGTAATTTCAGTTCCCTATCAATTGAAAACGTAAAACGCTTTGCTAGTTCCTCTTACTATTTATACTCCGTTCTTTTAGAACCCTATGAGAGCGAGATGAGAGGAAAAAAATTAGTTATAGTTCCTCACAATGAGTTAATTTCGATACCATTTGCGGCTCTAATTACTGAAAAGCAATTAAACCCAAAGGAATTTTTTAGTTTACCTTATCTTGTTAATACTTATCCTATATCATACTCCCTCTCGTCAAAATTACTAACCGATCAGGTAGATGCTCCGAAAATAACCTTTATTAAAAGCATATCCATTGCCCCTTCATACAAAGGAAAAACTAGGGACACTATTGCATCGCGATCTGTATATCGGCAGGATTTATTAGATCTTCCAGGTGCAAAGAATGAAGCTGTTTTGGTCAGCAAAAGATTCAAAGGAGTTTTACTTTTGGATCAAGATGCAACTGAAAGTAGATTTAAGGCCATTGCCGGAAAGTATGATATAATCCATTTAGCAATGCATACTTTTATTGATGATAAAAACCCAAACTTCTCCAAACTTATATTCACCCAAACATCTGATTCCGTAAATGATGGTTATTTGAATGCCTATGAAATATTTAATTTAAAACTTAGGAGTAGATTAACAGTTATTAGCGCATGTAGAAGTGGTGATGGTAACCTTATAAAAGGCGAAGGGATTATTAGTTTGGCACGAGGATTTTTTTATGCAGGTTGTCCTTCGTTAGTCACTACACAATGGAGGGTTGATGATAGTTCAGGAACCGAGATAATTATTGATTTTTCTAAGTACATCAAAAAGGGTGAAAGTATTAGCGTTTCGCTTCAAACTGCTCAAAAAAACTTTATTAGAAAAGCCGATCCTTTGCGATCGCATCCATATTTCTGGGCGGCATACCAAGTCTTAGGAAGTGATAATCCTGTAACTCAAAGTGGATCATTATATTTATTGGTAATAGGAATTGTTATTTGTCTTGTGTTTATAGTTGCAGTATCATACTATAGATTTCTTAAATAA
- a CDS encoding HlyD family efflux transporter periplasmic adaptor subunit: protein MEESDQLKKINLRSEEIAEILGVPPKGIVRWGITIIFLVIAIVFIGSAFFKYPDIIVAPVIITSENPPSVIISKANGKITDILFTDGSLVKKGDTIAVIENPAKLKDIKYLSKIIDGFNFRKVSDTLLDSRYFDKLSLGDIQTQFNTFSKSYFEYRLFLKQSYHEQKIKAIGAQIKQYNQYYNRLWTQRNLTIKDLELTQKQFARDSSLFKTGVISAVDYERSQGALLSKRQLLESARLNLSTTAITIEGLKQSIIDTRLEQESQSKKLAEDLVNSYNQLVSTLSTWEKTYLLIAPSSGKLTYMNVWSNLQEVKSGDRLFTINPEERGEIFAMLTLPFEGAGKVKLEQRVTIKLDGYPFMEFGMVEGIIHSVSSGSVEKGFPVVVRLPKGPITSYGQELSFERDLSGIAEITTENLTLLQRFFSPLKYIFKDRIKR from the coding sequence ATGGAAGAAAGCGATCAATTAAAAAAAATCAACCTCAGATCAGAGGAGATTGCCGAAATTCTTGGGGTGCCTCCAAAGGGAATTGTTCGGTGGGGAATTACAATTATTTTTCTGGTTATTGCTATAGTTTTTATTGGTAGTGCATTTTTTAAATATCCTGATATTATTGTTGCTCCTGTAATCATCACAAGTGAGAATCCACCTTCGGTTATTATTTCAAAAGCAAATGGTAAGATAACAGATATTCTTTTTACTGATGGTTCTCTTGTTAAAAAAGGTGATACTATTGCAGTAATTGAGAATCCAGCCAAACTAAAAGATATTAAATATCTCTCAAAAATAATTGATGGGTTTAATTTCAGAAAAGTATCAGATACCCTTCTTGATTCTAGATATTTCGACAAACTCAGTTTAGGAGATATTCAAACTCAGTTTAATACCTTTTCAAAATCATACTTTGAGTATCGGTTGTTTTTGAAACAAAGTTACCATGAACAAAAGATAAAAGCCATTGGAGCACAGATTAAACAGTATAATCAGTACTATAATAGACTGTGGACACAGCGAAATCTTACCATTAAAGATCTTGAACTAACTCAAAAGCAATTTGCCAGAGATTCTTCACTCTTTAAAACTGGGGTAATTTCTGCTGTTGATTACGAACGTTCTCAAGGAGCATTACTATCAAAACGTCAATTACTTGAGAGTGCTCGGTTGAATCTCTCTACAACTGCAATAACAATTGAAGGACTTAAACAAAGCATTATCGATACTAGGCTTGAGCAAGAAAGCCAAAGCAAAAAACTGGCAGAGGATTTGGTGAATAGTTATAACCAGTTGGTAAGCACCCTTTCAACATGGGAGAAAACTTATCTATTAATTGCCCCATCATCAGGAAAATTAACATATATGAATGTTTGGAGTAACCTGCAAGAGGTAAAATCAGGAGATAGACTTTTTACGATTAATCCCGAAGAAAGAGGGGAGATTTTTGCAATGTTAACACTACCTTTTGAAGGAGCAGGTAAAGTAAAACTGGAACAGCGAGTAACCATTAAACTTGATGGCTACCCATTTATGGAATTCGGAATGGTTGAAGGCATAATTCATTCTGTTTCAAGCGGTTCAGTTGAAAAGGGATTTCCAGTAGTTGTTCGTTTACCAAAGGGACCAATTACTTCGTACGGACAAGAATTAAGTTTTGAAAGAGACCTTTCGGGTATTGCAGAGATTACAACGGAAAATTTAACATTGTTACAACGATTCTTTAGCCCGCTTAAATATATTTTTAAAGACAGGATAAAAAGGTAG